A stretch of Lathyrus oleraceus cultivar Zhongwan6 chromosome 6, CAAS_Psat_ZW6_1.0, whole genome shotgun sequence DNA encodes these proteins:
- the LOC127091826 gene encoding 40S ribosomal protein S2-4: MAERGGAAPAGDRGGFGRGFGGRGGRGGDRGRGRRRSGGRREEEEKWVPVTKLGRLVKEGKIRSLEQIYLHSLPIKEHQIIDTLVGPTLKDEVMKIMPVQKQTRAGQRTRFKAFVVVGDNNGHVGLGVKCSKEVATAIRGAIILAKLSVIPVRRGYWGNKIGKPHTVPCKVTGKCGSVTVRMVPAPRGSGIVAARVPKKVLQFAGIDDVFTSSRGSTKTLGNFVKATFDCLLKTYGFLTPEFWKETRFSKSPFQEYTDLLAKPTGKTLILEEERVEA; the protein is encoded by the exons ATGGCAGAACGTGGAGGAGCAGCCCCAGCAGGTGATCGTGGCGGTTTCGGAAGAGGATTCGGAGGAAGAGGAGGAAGAGGAGGAGACAGAGGCAGAGGCCGCCGCAGATCCGGAGGCCGACGtgaagaagaagagaaatggGTTCCAGTCACCAAACTAGGCCGTCTCGTCAAAGAAGGCAAAATCCGAAGCCTTGAGCAGATCTACCTCCACTCTCTTCCCATCAAGGAGCACCAAATCATCGACACACTCGTTGGTCCAACTCTGAAAGACGAAGTCATGAAAATCATGCCGGTTCAGAAGCAAACCAGAGCCGGTCAGCGAACCCGGTTCAAGGCTTTTGTTGTGGTTGGTGATAACAATGGCCACGTCGGGCTTGGGGTTAAGTGTAGTAAGGAAGTTGCAACTGCGATTCGTGGTGCGATTATTCTTGCGAAGCTTTCTGTGATTCCTGTGAGGAGAGGTTATTGGGGGAACAAGATTGGGAAGCCACATACTGTTCCTTGTAAGGTTACTGGGAAATGTGGATCTGTTACTGTTAGGATGGTTCCTGCTCCTCGTGGTTCCGGGATTGTTGCTGCTAGGGTTCCTAAGAAGGTTTTGCAGTTCGCTGGGATTGATGATGTGTTTACTTCCTCTAGAGGATCTACCAAAACCCTCGGCAATTTCGTCAAG GCTACATTTGACTGTCTGCTCAAAACCTATGGTTTCCTGACACCTGAATTCTGGAAGGAGACTCGCTTTAGTAAATCTCCATTCCAAGAATACACAGATCTATTGGCCAAGCcaacaggaaagaccttgatcTTGGAGGAAGAGAGGGTTGAAGCTTGA
- the LOC127093944 gene encoding uncharacterized protein LOC127093944 has protein sequence MVHPDVFSKQVVSPNVQGVVVSPNVQGVVKPIDVGNDFKNTQEFESRDQMLQWIRMETYKLGFGVVIRRSYNGSNRKCAFVTMICERSEKYRTPLRIFKRDDTGIRKYDCPFKYLTSKTLKGDKIEMQQLLKLLDDNNYLPKYRTCDDGVNVRDIFWTHPDSIKLFNTFPTVLILDSTYKTNKYKLPLLEMVDVTSTEKTYLVGFSFLVCEKEDSFTWALEVSHNKEYEKSGKPAVETKQIEFEDGKMVKAGVVKEKIVCAWTDNVRHLKNTITNRVESVYATLKNWLGNSKGDLCRDWDSGNPMIQTQHNEIQTTFGRSITILEQLFKDNILYSRLVGYISRASSDSVECGCIIVKTYGLPCACVIAKNVKLGHPIRMDEVCTHWKRLRFDGDGCMDDGKSNISILTE, from the exons atggtgcacccCGATGTTTTCTCAAAACAAGTTGTTTCTCCGAATGTCCAAGGTGTGGTTGTTTCTCCGAATGTTCAAGGTGTTGTGAAACCGATAGATGTTGGCAACGATTTTAAAAACACGCAAGAGTTTGAATCTCGTGATCAAATGCTTCAATGGATTCGTATGGAGACCTATAAGCTTGGATTTGGTGTGGTTATCAGAAGGTCCTATAATGGTTCGAATAGAAAATGCGCCTTCGTGACAATGATTTGTGAAAGAAGCGAGAAATATAGAACTCCTCTCCGGATTTTTAAAAGAGACGACACCGGAATAAGAAAATATGATTGTCCGTTTAAG TACCTCACTAGCAAGACGCTTAAGGGGGATAAGATCGAGATGCAACAACTCTTAAAATTGTTGGATGATAACAACTACCTGCCTAAGTACCGAACATGCGATGATGGAGTTAATGTTAGAGATATTTTTTGGACTCATCCTGATTCCATAAAGTTGTTCAACACGTTTCCTACGGTTCTCATACTTGATTCAACCTACAAGACCAATAAGTATAAACTTCCTTTATTGGAGATGGTTGATGTGACCTCAACTGAGAAGACATATTTGGTTGGTTTTTCATTTCTTGTCTGTGAAAAAGAAGACAGTTTTACTTGGGCATTAGAG GTATCACATAACAAAGAATATGAGAAGTCGGGAAAGCCCGCAGTAGAGACAAAACAGATAGAGTTCGAAGATGGAAAAATGGTGAAGGCGGGTGTG GTGAAGGAGAAGATAGTTTGTGCGTGGACTGATAATGTTAGACACCTTAAAAATACAATAACTAACAGAGTTGAGTCTGTCTATGCTACTTTGAAAAATTGGTTGGGAAATAGTAAGGGGGATTTGTGTAGAGACTGGGACTCCGGGAATCCCATGATTCAAACCCAACATAATGAGATACAAACAACATTTGGTCGGAGCATCACAATTTTGGAACAATTATTTAAAGACAACATTCTATATTCTCGGTTGGTTGGTTACATATCTCGTGCAA GCTCTGATAGCGTAGAGTGTGGATGCATAATTGTGAAAACATATGGTCTCCCATGTGCTTGTGTTATTGCTAAAAATGTGAAACTTGGTCACCCAATAAGAATGGACGAGGTTTGCACTCATTGGAAGAGACTTAGGTTTGATGGTGATGGATGCATGGATGACGGTAAATCGAATATCTCTATTTTGACTGAATGA